In Ignavibacteriota bacterium, one genomic interval encodes:
- a CDS encoding sigma 54-interacting transcriptional regulator has product MKQFLSKHYFVGTAAVVVAILLSLLAYDIFSGANSALLRQFYRVRGEQPLDSSIVIVYFGNEDIAALGGYPLKRNYYALLVSALHEAGVSAIGFDIAFTNPDREHPEFDNVFATVVKSSGNVVMSGYFASLEKGESGSPSFPVGSQPELPFHELRSSAASIAHTNLNEQLSVPLFVKNGTEMVPALSLELLRLGLKLNKEDISIQGNSVSLLMKGTTRTASCTDEGEALLNFSGGTSSLHTISALRFLQEFDEWKTASAQTKTPHPLHGKIVLVGIIAEGKSTFVQTPFEHQFPSIGIHAIVMDNLLKGTTPTQASATVEMFVALTAGLLAVWFLRKNLLFGLAGVALLVVAVIILGYALFVLSSTILPVAVTLFMLIFVSVGLILHKQLQVQSKLSIIEIEQGNAERILREKEEHLQKLEQQLQSSIQQRTQQPSVELLQEINKYKQEIGKLQSQVEDLKPTQLPVVQSQMTAENFHGIVYQSSGAMADVVNFMKKIAATDASVLILGESGTGKEMAARAIHLASNRNEKQFVAVNCGALTETLLESELFGHEKGAFTGAIKERAGRFELANEGTIFLDEIAETSEAFQVKLLRVLQEGTFERVGGTQTRNVNVRVIAATNRDIKQEVKEKRFREDLFYRLNVFTVTLPALRERQQDIALLVEHFLKSDATEMTLSASVSKLLLQHEWKGNVRELQSVIKHAIVLAQAEGRSFIRIKDLPKEFADTSFSSLDIEEQILELLRSKQFSRSAISETADELGGMNRGTVAEYFRGTCFKVFCESGWNLDSAVAIISGTEDTTVQEKVRKKLTEYLTNAIEFVNAANTLEEILAQSKPKYKNLPQRYHQFLDSVIISNQQKKWNLTE; this is encoded by the coding sequence ATGAAACAATTTCTCTCCAAACATTACTTTGTCGGCACAGCAGCGGTTGTTGTTGCAATTCTCCTCTCGCTTCTCGCGTACGATATTTTCTCCGGGGCGAACAGCGCGCTTCTCCGGCAATTCTACCGGGTGCGAGGCGAACAACCGCTCGATTCTTCCATCGTGATTGTCTATTTCGGAAACGAAGATATTGCCGCACTCGGCGGGTATCCGTTGAAACGAAATTATTATGCACTCCTTGTCTCTGCGTTGCATGAAGCAGGCGTAAGCGCAATTGGCTTTGACATCGCGTTCACCAATCCCGACAGAGAACATCCTGAATTCGATAACGTGTTTGCAACGGTAGTGAAATCATCGGGCAATGTTGTGATGAGCGGATATTTTGCTTCGCTGGAGAAGGGTGAATCGGGTTCTCCTTCGTTCCCTGTCGGTTCGCAACCGGAGTTGCCATTTCACGAACTGCGGTCAAGCGCCGCTTCGATTGCACACACGAATCTCAATGAACAACTCTCGGTTCCGTTGTTTGTGAAGAACGGAACGGAAATGGTTCCCGCGTTGTCGCTTGAACTTCTTCGGCTCGGTTTGAAATTGAACAAAGAAGATATTTCCATTCAGGGAAATTCGGTTTCTTTATTGATGAAAGGAACAACCCGGACCGCTTCCTGTACCGATGAAGGCGAAGCGCTTCTGAATTTTTCCGGCGGGACAAGTTCGCTTCATACAATTTCCGCATTGAGATTTTTACAGGAGTTCGATGAATGGAAAACTGCAAGCGCGCAAACGAAAACGCCGCATCCGTTGCACGGGAAAATCGTACTTGTCGGAATCATTGCCGAAGGAAAAAGTACGTTTGTTCAAACACCGTTTGAACATCAATTTCCTTCCATCGGCATACACGCAATCGTGATGGACAATCTTCTGAAAGGAACGACGCCGACACAAGCATCGGCAACGGTCGAAATGTTTGTTGCACTCACTGCCGGATTACTCGCCGTGTGGTTCTTGAGAAAAAATCTTTTGTTCGGCCTGGCAGGTGTTGCGCTCCTTGTTGTTGCTGTCATCATTCTTGGGTACGCGTTGTTTGTTCTCAGTTCAACCATTCTCCCCGTTGCGGTTACGCTGTTCATGCTAATCTTCGTTTCTGTCGGATTGATACTTCACAAGCAGTTGCAGGTGCAATCGAAACTTTCCATCATCGAAATTGAGCAGGGAAATGCCGAACGAATCTTGCGGGAAAAAGAAGAGCATCTGCAAAAACTTGAACAGCAATTACAGTCGTCAATACAACAGCGAACGCAACAACCGAGCGTTGAGTTGCTTCAGGAAATCAACAAGTACAAGCAGGAAATCGGGAAACTGCAATCGCAGGTTGAAGATTTAAAACCGACACAACTTCCGGTTGTGCAGTCGCAAATGACAGCAGAAAATTTCCACGGCATTGTCTATCAATCATCCGGCGCGATGGCGGATGTGGTGAACTTCATGAAGAAAATTGCTGCCACCGATGCCTCCGTGCTGATACTCGGCGAGAGCGGAACGGGAAAAGAGATGGCGGCGAGGGCGATTCATCTTGCAAGCAACAGGAATGAGAAACAGTTCGTTGCAGTCAATTGCGGCGCGCTGACGGAGACGCTCCTCGAAAGCGAATTGTTCGGACACGAGAAAGGCGCGTTCACCGGTGCAATAAAAGAACGAGCCGGACGTTTTGAACTTGCCAACGAAGGAACAATCTTCCTCGATGAGATTGCCGAGACAAGCGAAGCGTTTCAGGTGAAACTGCTTCGTGTGTTGCAGGAAGGAACGTTCGAACGAGTCGGCGGAACGCAAACACGGAACGTGAATGTGCGAGTCATCGCCGCAACGAACCGGGACATCAAGCAGGAAGTGAAAGAGAAACGATTCCGCGAAGATTTATTTTACCGGCTGAATGTTTTCACCGTAACGCTCCCCGCGTTGAGAGAACGACAGCAGGATATCGCGTTGCTTGTCGAACATTTCCTGAAATCGGATGCAACCGAAATGACGCTGAGCGCATCCGTTTCCAAGTTACTTCTTCAGCATGAATGGAAAGGAAATGTCCGGGAACTTCAAAGCGTTATCAAACATGCGATTGTCCTCGCGCAGGCGGAAGGGCGTTCGTTTATCAGAATCAAAGACCTGCCGAAAGAATTTGCCGACACAAGTTTTTCCTCACTCGATATTGAAGAGCAGATTCTCGAACTGCTGAGAAGCAAGCAATTCTCCCGCAGCGCAATTTCCGAAACAGCAGATGAATTAGGAGGAATGAATCGCGGAACGGTTGCCGAGTATTTTCGCGGGACCTGCTTCAAAGTATTTTGTGAAAGCGGTTGGAATCTTGATTCCGCTGTCGCCATCATTTCAGGAACGGAAGATACGACAGTTCAGGAGAAAGTAAGAAAGAAACTTACTGAGTATCTTACTAACGCCATTGAGTTTGTTAATGCTGCAAACACGCTTGAAGAAATCCTTGCTCAATCAAAGCCGAAGTACAAAAATCTTCCGCAACGGTATCATCAATTTCTTGATTCGGTGATAATATCAAATCAACAAAAGAAGTGGAATCTTACAGAATAA